The Centroberyx gerrardi isolate f3 chromosome 19, fCenGer3.hap1.cur.20231027, whole genome shotgun sequence genome has a segment encoding these proteins:
- the cenpa gene encoding histone H3-like centromeric protein A isoform X1: MRRGDSSVSRRKGKTPKRRPPPPAPGPSGAKTRSPRRSGVSAARPARSPRKRRFRPGTRALMEIRKYQKSHDLLLRKAPFSRLVREVCQGFSREAVRWQVYALLALQEAAEAFLVMLFSDANLCAIHAKRVTLFPRDIQLARRIRGVEHL; encoded by the exons ATGCGTCGTGGCGATTCATCCGTCAGCCGGCGGAAAGGCAAAACCCCTAAACGCCGCCCTCCCCCGCCGGCCCCGGGGCCTTCGGGTGCCAAAACCCGGTCCCCGAGACGGAGCGGTGTTTcag CAGCTCGTCCTGCTCGGTCTCCTAGGAAGAGGAGGTTTCGTCCAGGAACCAGAGCCTTGATGGAGATCCGCAAATACCAGAAGAGCCACGACCTGCTGCTCAGGAAGGCGCCCTTCTCTCGCCTG GTGCGGGAGGTGTGCCAGGGTTTCTCCAGAGAGGCTGTCCGGTGGCAGGTCTACGCTCTTCTGGCCCTGCAGGAG gcaGCGGAGGCGTTCCTCGTCATGTTGTTCTCCGACGCCAACCTGTGTGCCATCCACGCCAAGCGGGTCACGCTGTTCCCCCGGGACATCCAGCTGGCCCGGAGGATCAGAGGGGTGGAGCACCTGTAG
- the cenpa gene encoding histone H3-like centromeric protein A isoform X2, whose product MRRGDSSVSRRKGKTPKRRPPPPAPGPSGAKTRSPRRSGVSARPARSPRKRRFRPGTRALMEIRKYQKSHDLLLRKAPFSRLVREVCQGFSREAVRWQVYALLALQEAAEAFLVMLFSDANLCAIHAKRVTLFPRDIQLARRIRGVEHL is encoded by the exons ATGCGTCGTGGCGATTCATCCGTCAGCCGGCGGAAAGGCAAAACCCCTAAACGCCGCCCTCCCCCGCCGGCCCCGGGGCCTTCGGGTGCCAAAACCCGGTCCCCGAGACGGAGCGGTGTTTcag CTCGTCCTGCTCGGTCTCCTAGGAAGAGGAGGTTTCGTCCAGGAACCAGAGCCTTGATGGAGATCCGCAAATACCAGAAGAGCCACGACCTGCTGCTCAGGAAGGCGCCCTTCTCTCGCCTG GTGCGGGAGGTGTGCCAGGGTTTCTCCAGAGAGGCTGTCCGGTGGCAGGTCTACGCTCTTCTGGCCCTGCAGGAG gcaGCGGAGGCGTTCCTCGTCATGTTGTTCTCCGACGCCAACCTGTGTGCCATCCACGCCAAGCGGGTCACGCTGTTCCCCCGGGACATCCAGCTGGCCCGGAGGATCAGAGGGGTGGAGCACCTGTAG